GAGCCTGATTTCCTGATGAATAATGTTGGGAATATGTCCTTCAAAGTGGTGTATTACTGATTGGGGACAGGATTTCCATTGACAGGTTTTTTGTCTAGTTTTCGTGCAGTTGTCTCACAATTTGATTTATTGGCTTTCCCTCAGATATAGGAATCATAGTGTCGCTGTTAAAATTGTTCATAGAGGAGATACGCAGGAGGAAATTGCTAAGAGGGAAGGACGTTTTGCAAGGGAGGTCGCCATGTTATCCAGAGTTCAACATAAAAACTTGGCAAAGGTGGGTTGTGATTCTGAGCTTGTTACGATTGTTCACTGCTGGATCTTTCATGCATTTGATTGCAACAACGTAGTTATATCATCTGATGATGATTATTCCATTGTTGTGCAACAGTTTATTGGTGCGTGCAACAAGCCTGTGATGGTGATAGTCACTGAGCTCTTATTGGGGGGCACATTGCGTAAATATTTGCTGAACATGCGTCCGAGGTGCTTGGATACACGTGTTGCAGTTGGTTTTGCACTTGACATTGCTCGTGCGGTTGAGTGTTTGCACTCTCATGGGATCATACATCGCGATCTAAAGCCCGGTAATTCTTACAGTTGAAATTTGTACTTTACTGCATATTGAAAAGTTGTCTACGTAGTTTATGACTGAAGTCTGAAGCAGATATAACCCGCAGAAAGATAAGGGGTGTTCGAATCTTCATGTAATTGAATCATTATCGAATTGTTATGGCTACACACCTTGTTTAGAGGACGCACTTTCCAAATTTCTGGTCATGATATATGCCGTGGGCGTTTCCTTACTTATTATGCACcaatcatttatttatttagtgaCCTACATGTTTGGGGTTGTTAACACGATTTTCCAGCTTGGTTTCCAACAATTTGGTAGCCTAAACTTCTTTAATTCACAAGCACAAGTTTTCAGCCATCAATTCCTCTCTAGGCCATTAATGCGCTGCTTTTGGTTCTTGTATTTGTGCATAACTCTTGCCATTTCAGTTAGAAGTGATCACCCCTGGTCACCATTCCTACTGGATAGAATTTGTCATATGATAAGAATTTATCTTGCACAATATGGCCCTTCAGAGTAACTACAGTTGAATGGAAATATTTTTTCTGGGTttgaaatctttcttttctcatgtcTCATATTCCTAGTCCTTGCAAGTATACACACTTTAAACCTTTGGTAATTGCCGATTCTTTTGTTATCGGTGGGCCAATATTCGTAGGCAGTCCAACCTTAGGTAGAACCTTTTGCCAAAGAGGTCAACAAATTTTTAGGGTTTGGTACATTTTGGATACTTGGTGCATGAGTCACGAGGAAAACATCCAAGGAGTGAATGCAATTCTTTTTATTACAGATTGTTCTGTATCTTCATAAGCTTGCTGTTGAAGAAAACATTACTTCGCTTTTGGACCATAATTTAGTTGAATGAGTAAGTAATTATCTATAGGCTTCCCCAAAAAGAATATGAAGATTACTAAATCCATAAGTCTGAAGGCGTTTTGTGAATGAGGATATATTTGCAGTAGTGATTGGGTTTTGGAGCAAGATCTAGTACGTAGtgctgtttttctttctttctgcatTGAGCGTTCTTTCTTGTGTCCTTAACCTGGGATACAGCATAGGCCGTGCCATATTTACGTATTGACATAACCATATGTTGTGCTGATATTCTATTCCTCTTGAATCACCTTACTATTTGAATTCACCACTTCACTTTGACAGGGTTGGGAACAAGCCTAGTTAAACCAAGTAGTGAGTTATTCACATAATTTTGGGACTTCACATATCCACGTGCAGGGTACGTGCAGTTGCACATGAGTCAGGGTGTTGGATAGCATTTAGTCTGAATACCTAGTGCAAGAGTCTGTATTTCTGAAAATGGGAGATTTTATTTCTCTAGATGTTGGTTCAATTCTGTTGATTATTTCTATCTTTGGTTCTCCAACTGTTACTTAATTACTTGGTTCGAGTCTTGCACGTACACCACAGGCTTCTTACAAGTATGCCATAGCAAAAGAGAAGTGGACTTAATTTTCCTATCTAAACATACGAAAGAGGAAGGCTAGTGTGAGTGTTGAAGGTCTTATGGTCCTTGCAAGGGCCACCTTACTAGAATTTTGGGGTTGAGTAGTTTCTTTACCTTGGAGGATTAAGAAGCAAAATCTAGCGCACCTGTGCTATTTACTGGAAATTTGTAGAGGCCCTGGGCCATTTCGCTCGCCCCTCAGCTCCTGATCCTTTGGACTCCAAATTTGTAGAGTCTCTTTTCTCCTAGTTTTATAGGTAAAAGAATAATGTGCTGAAGCATGGTTATGAAAATACAAACTGTTTGGAAGTTATGGAACGTTATTTAGTGAAGAAACTTTGGTGTTCCTTTGTCAAAGTATTTTAAAGCTAATAGTCAGATGAAATGATGATTTCTGCCTAATTAGAATGCAGAGTCGCAGACTTCCATCATTATGTGTATGGGTTTGGTTCAGAGATCTGGTGATTAAAATTCTTGGGCAGTGGTTGGCTGGTTGCCATTTGGTTCTGTCTTGAGGGTACAAAGTGATGGTTTACATGCTTTTATGTCTCAAGTTGTTAAGATTCCTGAAATCTAGATGTTATAAGAGGAACATGGAACATCTCCGCTTCACGTCATGTCTGTACTATTGTTCACGGTTTTGCTGAACAAGCTTTCCGATCACAAAATAATCCCTATTGGCACTCCTGCTTATGGAAAGCTAGAACGGCCTCACGGGAGCATATGTATCTGTATCTTGACACTTTATGTAGGATTAGGATTGCTGAGCCCTCCGATGAGAATTTTGATTCCTGAAAACTCTTTGGGCAGGGCCTAGCATGTGATAGTGTTCCTTGTAAATTTTTTACCCAACAGGTAATTTATGCTACATCAAAAGTATACTAGTTCTCAgaactttttttatttagaaaatcACTTGTGTGACACAGCTTCACAAAAATGTTCAAAACAAAAGGGAGATTTCCTTTCTATATGAGAATAGATTATCAACAGTGGACTCATAATCGTGTTCAGACCACATTATGGTGATGTTATGGAACGTTTTCCAACTACATGCAGTACTCATCTGCAAAGTAAGCTAGTACTTCAATAAAGGGAGGACTAAAATGCCATTTTGTGCTCTAGTTTGGTTTGCCCCATCAAAATCCTAACGGTTCCCTCTCCATTCTGGCTTGAATTATCTTGTTCCCATCTTTCAACATATTTTATGGTATTTCTATTGTCTACATAACAGAAATGGCGTTGTTGTTGGGAAATAATGTACGAATAAAGGCACCTCTATCCTTTTCCTTGGAGTTTCGACTGAGGAAAATATAATGCTTTACATAAAAGGGAGAAAGTACTGACACCGAAGATTGAACATATTATTGCAGAAAACTTGATCTTGACAGCAGACCAAAAAACAGTTAAGCTCGTGGATTTTGGTTTAGCAAGAGAAGAGTCATTAACGGAGATGATGACTGCTGAAACAGGGACGTACCGATGGATGGCACCTGAGGTATTTCATTGAGACTACATAATCCTCTCTCCAATCTGCTGCTCTTtggtatatgtgtgtgtgaCCACTATGTACATACTTGGCTTGTTGTATGGTGATAGTTGTACAGCACTGTTACCTTGAGGCATGGAGAGAAGAAGCACTACAACCATAAAGTAGATGCATATAGCTTTGCCATTGTGCTGTGGGAGCTCTTACACAACAAGTTGCCATTTGAAGGCATGTCAAATCTGCAAGCAGCATATGCAGCTGCCTTTAAGGTAGTAATCTTCCTCATTTCCCTGCAACATTACTATGCTGTATTTGGATAGagaatttggaaaacaaaaaggaaataaGGGAAAGGATCTAGCAGCTCACAAACGGCTAGATcaatctaaatttttatttccttttccttgaCCATTCCTTAATCCAGATACATCCATAATTTCTTCTTGGGTCGATCTAATACAGGAAAGTTCTACCGAGTCTTCTTCTATCTATTGTGAACTCATGTCTTTTTTTCTATTCAGAACACACGACCTAGCTTGGATGACCTCCCGCAAGACCTGGCTTTAATTTTGGATTCATGTTGGAATGAGGATCCAAATGCTCGccccaacttcagccaaatagTACAGATGCTCCTACATTATCTTTCGATCATCTCGCCTCCCGAGCCCATGATCCCTTCCCGTGTTTTCATGTCTGAGAATGCAGTCTTGCCTCCAGAATCTCCAGGCACAAGCTCTTTGATTGCTCTATGTAATAACTCTGGGGATACCCCCAGAGGAGAGatggaaaacaaaccaaaaggTATCTTCTTATGCTTCAGCCAGTGCTATTAACTGTTCAATGACAAATGAGAGTTGGGAGATGGAGAGGTTCTGTCCACCCAAGGGGTATACTAGTACTGCAAATGAAGCTCGGTGCAAAAATAGGCTTTAGTCCGCATGTACTTTTTGGTAACACGTTAAATGTAAAATTACcacgttctttttcttttattcacttCAATTTGCGAGATGAGATGCTTGCAGTCTTGTTTCTCCAAATTAAATCAGTTGTAGGACCTTAGTTCTAATGGCATGGTTCTATAATCAAATAATTTCTACTCTGTACTTTTGAGGTTGCCTTTTTGTTGTTCTGTTGGATTGGAGCTTGTTAGATGGGTGTTGAGTTCCAGTGCACGAAAAGACCAGAAAGATGGGAACACCCGAACCCATTTACACATCCTGACCTGCAAGAACCACCTCCACAGGAACCTTTGTGACCAGTGACGGGAACCAAACaaaatgtctctctctctctctctctctggggggggagggggtgtgtttgtgggtgtgtgtgtgcagTAACATAGAGGTGCTTCACATACAAATCCTCCATGAAATTCTTTGACCCCATCATGCTAGAACTTTCCAATCTTCATTTCTCGCCGTATCTCAACAGATTGAAGTACTACTACATTCATCAGTAAAGCTACCTCTACACTGctgaattaaaaaattgaaaagtgttTAGAGATGCCAAAACCAGAAGGGGAAAAAAGCTTTAAGGGTTTCAGTTGAAGAATAAAATTTAAGATGAATTATACGGTAAATGTAGAAAATACAAACTGATGGGTGATCTAGCGGTTCCACCGCACTTAAAATATGTCAATCAATCATGGATGCCAGTCTCAATACTTTAGGTGAACAAATTGTCCCCGACGTACCAAAGCAAATGAACTTCCTTTGCATTCGTCTCTTTATTCTAGACATCCAAACGTAAGTACAAATCAAACTAGATAATCATGCCAAGCTTTCTTTTGCTAAATAACCTTAACCGCTAAAAGGCTACATCCCTCAAAACATTACAGTACATGACAGACTGCGAAGGGTTCACCAATAATCATTACACGAACAAGACCCATCCTTGAAATGGTGGAAGCAGTTTCGAAGCATTGTGACAGTCCATACACACTCTGACATTTtttgttattctgattatagTACCCGGAGAAGTCCGAATAAGGCCAAAAGCAATTGCCAGCTTCTCACTATGGTGAGATATTGAAGATTCCTCGTCATCTTCCTCTGCCTCTAGGCTTGCCCCTGTGGTGCTGGGCGCATATCCAGCCAGCTTGATCTTCTTCGTCATGTTTTCAGTTGAATTATAAACCTCATCCGAATCAGGGTGGATATTGTCTTAAGAAAAAAACTCATGAATGACTCCATCCATCTCAATCACACTACAACTTGGCATTTGCTTAatccctttctctttcaactgATTTCTCACTCTTAATGCATCCTCCAACCTACCCACAGAAGCATAAATATTTGACAGAATTATGTAATCACCACTATCCATAGGCTCCAATCTGACCACATTTTTTAGCGATTCTTCACCAATTTCCACATTTTTATGAACTCTGCATGAAGCCAACAATGTTCTCCAAATAATTGCGTTGGGTTGGATGGGCATGATGTTTATAAACTGATAAGCCTCCTCTATGAAGCCTGCTCTACCAAGGATATCAACCATGCAACCATAATGCTCAATCATCGGCTCAATACCAAAATCTCTACTCATACTAACAAAGAATCCAATACCCTCATCCACCAAACCTGCATGCCTACATGCACAAAGAACAGCCACGAAAGTTACATTGTTCGGTGCAATGTTCTCTTCCACCATCAAATTGAAGAACTCAATAGCCTTTCTCCCTTGTCCATTATATGAAAGGCCTTGAATTAACACTGCCCAAGAGAAGACATCTTTTGAAGGCATTTTCTGAACACTTCGATTGCATTGGCCACGGACCCGCATTTTAGATATGAATCCATAAGTGCAGTTCCAAGAGTAACAGTGAGCTGCATCCTCTTCTTCATTACATAAGAATGCACCCATTTGCCGGTTTCTAGAGCTCCGAGGACTGCACAAGAAGAAAGTATGGGAACCATCGTCCCCGCATCAGGCTCTACATCAGCCTTTTGCATCTCGTGGAACAGTTCAAGTGCCTCTTTATGTCGGCTTGCTTGGCTATAACCGGAGATCATCGCATTCCACGTGACAACATCCCTTCGAGGCATCTCATCAAATAGCCTTCGTGCTGTATCCACACGACCGCACTTTGAATACATATCCACGAGGGAGGTGACCAGAGTGGGATTTCCCTTTAACCCATTTGCCTCCACGTACTCATGGATCCACTCACCCACTTCTACGTCATTTAACCTTCCGCAGGCCGTCAAAACACAACCCAACGTGACCTTATTAAACCCAACTTCCATTGCCAGCATTTTCCTAAAAAACCCCACGACCTCTTCCCAACAGCGAATCTCATAGTACCCTGCAACTATCCAACTCCACGCAGAAACACTCCTCTCATTCATTCCATCAAACATGTGGCGGGCAACGTCTACTTCACCACAACCCGCATACAAACCAATCAAGGCATTCAACACAAACCCATTGGACCCAAGTCCATATTTCATAACCAGGGCATGGATTTGCTCTCCCTCCTTCAAAGCATGTAGCCTTGCACAAGCTTTCAAAATACATGGGAAGGTGAATTCATCGGGTCGAACCGATCTTTCGCACATTTCGTTGAACAAAAGAATTGCTTCATTGGGTGATTTCTTCAATGTGAAGCCTCTGATCATGAGATTATAAGATGCCGAATCGGGTTCTTAGAGTTTTTCGAAGATGGAGATAGGATAGTCCATGGGTATATCTGGAATAAGTATGGCTGCGGATTCGAGGAGGTTTCTGGCCATTCTCCTGTTGTGGATAAGGCGGGTTTTGATGAGATGGGCGTGGATTTGGTTGAGGTCTTTGATGGTCTTGCATTGTTCAAGAATTATTCTAGTGTTCTCTGGGAACTGGGGGATGGTAGTCGGAGCAGTTAGGGTTTTAGCTGGGACGAGGGAAAGAGAGAAGGGCATTTGTTGTGGAGAATAAATTCCCTCCGCCAGAGGAGGAAATGTGGCCTTTTCCTCCAAACTAATAACTTCCTGCCACGTCATCGATAGTACAAACCCAATGGATTACGTGTTGTGCTTAACTTACTTCTCCAAGCCAAAACTTAATCCCTAAAGGTTTCAAGAATTACCCACGTGCCACAACACCCTATTATTGATAAATTGCTCATCTGTGAGTTTCGG
This DNA window, taken from Rhododendron vialii isolate Sample 1 chromosome 8a, ASM3025357v1, encodes the following:
- the LOC131335904 gene encoding serine/threonine-protein kinase STY13-like isoform X2 — encoded protein: MESGDGFYSIDEFRLDAKWLIDPKYLFVGPRIGEGAHAKVYEGKYRNHSVAVKIVHRGDTQEEIAKREGRFAREVAMLSRVQHKNLAKFIGACNKPVMVIVTELLLGGTLRKYLLNMRPRCLDTRVAVGFALDIARAVECLHSHGIIHRDLKPENLILTADQKTVKLVDFGLAREESLTEMMTAETGTYRWMAPELYSTVTLRHGEKKHYNHKVDAYSFAIVLWELLHNKLPFEGMSNLQAAYAAAFKNTRPSLDDLPQDLALILDSCWNEDPNARPNFSQIVQMLLHYLSIISPPEPMIPSRVFMSENAVLPPESPGTSSLIALCNNSGDTPRGEMENKPKGIFLCFSQCY
- the LOC131335904 gene encoding serine/threonine-protein kinase STY13-like isoform X1, which translates into the protein MESGDGFYSIDEFRLDAKWLIDPKYLFVGPRIGEGAHAKVYEGKYRNHSVAVKIVHRGDTQEEIAKREGRFAREVAMLSRVQHKNLAKVGCDSELVTIVHCWIFHAFDCNNVVISSDDDYSIVVQQFIGACNKPVMVIVTELLLGGTLRKYLLNMRPRCLDTRVAVGFALDIARAVECLHSHGIIHRDLKPENLILTADQKTVKLVDFGLAREESLTEMMTAETGTYRWMAPELYSTVTLRHGEKKHYNHKVDAYSFAIVLWELLHNKLPFEGMSNLQAAYAAAFKNTRPSLDDLPQDLALILDSCWNEDPNARPNFSQIVQMLLHYLSIISPPEPMIPSRVFMSENAVLPPESPGTSSLIALCNNSGDTPRGEMENKPKGIFLCFSQCY